The stretch of DNA CtagtcttccagcgctgctccacaaacgatgctctcaAGAGAGAAACAACACTGAAGTGCCGCCATCATccgatctggaagaccagatcctagggtttcctccggagcagcacgagtgggtcgacaatagttacacgatgatgccttcatcaagggAACGACATAGAGCGCCGTCATCGGCTCGATTTTCACTGGCAACTATGCCTCCTCGACTCGCAGCCAGGACTAGATGGCGAATCTTGAGATCCGACCACCAGCCGCAGGCCGCCACCTCTGgcggaagagatgaccaccactGTGGGCTGCACCGGCCAGAACAGATCTGACAGGAGGTGCCGCCGACACGTCCACCAGGCCCTTCACGCCGCTGCCGCCGATCCAAAGTCAGATggtgcgccgcgccgccgcccgaacaTACCCGGCCGCCGCAGCCATCGCCGTCGTGCCGCAAAGATCGGATCAGGCGCGCCTCCACATGATTAGGGGCCCCACACAACCCCAGAGACGCGGGAGAGAGGCTTAGCCCGACGGCGGCgaagggaggggaggagggagtgtGCGTCCCCGGCGGCTGGGTTTAAGTAGGGTGTGAAATTTGAACAACATCAAATGTTCTGCCAACATGAGAAAAATAATAAATGATTTCAAGAATCGGTAGTTCAAGACAACGCTGGATAAACAGGAGCGCTGCCTGGACCTTCAGGAAACGGCTCCTCTACATTGCTCTGCTTCGGCCTGTTTTGCAGCAGCTTGGGCTTTGCGTTGCTCCCATTTCTTCTGAGCACGACGTGTTACAGGTTCTCTACTTGGCAATCGCAATGCGCACTACCTGTGTGTATAATCCACGCAAGATCGCCGACAGAACTCGACGCCATAGTATTCACGCTAGTACTCGGTACAGGCAGCGGCACAGTATGCATGATAGTGCTACTGGTGCTTACGGTGAAAGATTTGGATCCGGTGGCCTTCCCCCTTTTCTCCCCAATAATCCACCAAGCATTCATTAGTGACATGTACAATCACacgccttagagcatctccagccgtgccccCAACATGCCTCAAGGGCTTTTTTTTTAGCGCCGGtgccgaaaaatcggcccagtcgcgccccaggaCCTTGTTTATCGCCAGTTTGGGCCAAAATAGCGGACGGTGAACCCGAGCCGAACCCAGACCCCCGGGGGGTGCCGGCCGAAGGAAAAACGCGCGCGTGTCCGCTCTGTCGGCGACAGACATGCNNNNNNNNNNNNNNNNNNNNNNNNNNNNNNNNNNNNNNNNNNNNNNNNNNNNNNNNNNNNNNNNNNNNNNNNNNNNNNNNNNNNNNNNNNNNNNNNNNNNNNNNNNNNNNNNNNNNNNNNNNNNNNNNNNNNNNNNNNNNNNNNNNNNNNNNNNNNNNNNNNNNNNNNNNNNNNNNNNNNNNNNNNNNNNNNNNNNNNNNNNNNNNNNNNNNNNNNNNNNNNNNNNNNNNNNNNNNNNNNNNNNNNNNNNNNNNNNNNNNNNNNNNNNNNNNNNNNNNNNNNNNNNNNNNNNNNNNNNNNNNNNNNNNNNNNNNNNCCTTTCCATTGCTCCCCCCTTCTGCCCTCTCCTCCTGCCATTCTACTCCCGCTCTCCGCCATCCGGCCGCCATCGcgtcatgccgccgaagaagtactcgGCCTCCCACGCGGCTGCCGCTGCCAATTCCAGTCAGccaaagcagaggaagccgaggacgCCGATGGCAAAACCGCCGGGCATGTAGAATGTCGAGTGGAGGGCAGAGGTTCAGCGCCGGGAGGCTGTCGccaccgaccggcggaacaggCTCAATGCAAAGAAGGCCCGGGACGTGgctgcgtcggcggcggcggagcaggcagAGGCGTCTCGCGCAAGGATGATGAATCCGCCCGGCGGCCACGGCCCACAAGCTGCGTGGAGCCAGCAGAGCGTCGCGTCGCCCACCAGCTTCTTGCCGCCACCATCACACTTGGGGTACGCATCCTCGCCTGGCTACTCCAACGGCGATGTGCATGGTGGATTCGCCCCAACATCACCTTTTCACATGGCCAACGCGCCTCCCCATCCGGTCTGAACCCCGACCAGTGCACTCCCTCACCCGCGTTCGCCGGCGTCTAGTATCCCCAGTATAACTACTCACCGCCGGCATACACAGCCTCCCCGATGCTGCCTCTACACCATGGCGCACTGCCCTTCCCGCAGACCTCGTCGTCAGATTTCAGCCACCCCGACATGACAGAAGCTGACATGGACGAGATCATCACGAGCGGATCGGCTGCCGCCGCCTCCGACCCCGGGTTCCACGCGCAAGACGACACAATGGACACCACCGGCGACATGGACGACGAGCTcgacgacggcgaggaggaggagatggagccgACACCGGCGTCGGTGAGGAAAGGAAAAAagaagcgggggggggggggcaggacgGGCGAGCCGCGCGCCAAGTGGACGTCCAAAGAAGACGAGTGCCTTGTCGAAGCATGGAAGACGGTCAGCATCGACCCAGTCACCGGCGCAAACTAGAACGCCGACATGTACTTGATGCACATCAAGTCGGCGTTCGATGAGCGCAAGCTGGTCGACCCCTAATTCACCACCATCCACATGCAACGCAGCCCAAAGGCCATGGTGAACCATTGGGATCATCTAGACGGCCTGCAACAAATGACATGGGATCGTCGAAGAGATTGCGGCTCGCCCGGAAAGCAGCACCAACGTCGAGGGTCAGGTATGCACAGCCGCCGGCTCTCGCTTCTATTCGCCGTATATGTCACCGACACTTGTTCTTCGGCTGCGCAGATGGTTCGGATGTTCACCATGTACCGGCAGGACAGCAGCGACGCCGAGTTCAAGTACCTGCACGTGTTCACCCGGATCGAGAAGTGCAAGAAGTGGACGGACGTCTggcgcaccctcgccaaggccaatgagacgtacaagccggacgcgcccGCCCCGGGGGCGGCAAATGGGCGCCCTGACGGCAACAAAAAAGCCAAGACGGCGAAGGACGCTGCACCGGCTGCCGAGCGGCTGCAAGCGTTGATCAATAGTGCATCGCCGACGCCAAGGACCACGCCGCCAAGAGGGAGGAGAAATCGAAGGCGTGGTGGTCGGCGTTTATGACAAACAACGTTGTTaaactcgacctgctccggaccaacgtcgccgtGAAGAAAAGCAACACCGACCTGGCTTTCTTGATGTGGGGCAGACATGTCGACGATGGACGAgcaggtcaaggcgtggtacctggcaGAGCGCGCCTCGTCTTGAACCAGATGCCTTCGACCACCGCGCCTACGCCCACGCCGATGCCCAGCCCGAGTGGTGAAGCCACGCCGACGCCCAGCCCAGGAACCATGGCGACGCCGAACAGCGCGGGCACAGAAGCCACGGCGATGTCGAACAGCCCGCGCACAGAAGCCACGCCGTCGCCAACGCCGGCCAGTCCCACACCCAGGAGCCCGTCGTTTGATGCATTTCTTTGTCTACGCGTCCTTCCTTTTGAGCGCCGAACTATCGTTTATGtttgatcgccgaactgtggcaTGATGATCGCCGAACTTAGGGCGTTTTTTTTGGCAGCGAGAAAAGATAAGTTTGAACTTATATGCGTTTTGGGGCCGAAACCTAAGGGCACGGCTGCGAACTGCATTGCCTCCAGGGCGAAAAAACCACGGGCACATTGTCCAAACCACATTGCCGGGTCCGCTGGGGCCGAACGGCCGGAGATGCTCTTAATGTTGCAGTGGTCTCTGCACACAAGGGTGCTCGAGTAGCCTTAAGTGGGTGTAGCATTACTCTTCCACAGCCTCCCTCGCAAGACATTTATAAGTGACCACGCTCTATTCATGCTGGTGAGAGAGCGTACGGCGATCGAGCGGCACTGTGAAGGGCGGCTGTTCATCTATGATTTGGATCGCTCACCAACCACAAACAACCAAAGATCCAAGCGTTGCTCGTTACATGTAACCAGTTCATATCCTCCCTgcgttcagagagagagagagcccatggAGAAGGAGAAGACGGTCGTTCTGTACCCTGGCCTTTTCGTGAGCCACTATGTCCCGATGATGCAGCTCGCAAGGGCCCTCCACGACCACGGCTACGCCGTCTCTGTCGCGCTCATTGACCCCGCCGTCAAGGAGGACATCGCCTTCGGCGCCGTCGTCCGCCGCGTCGCCGCCTCCATGCCGTCCGTCCGCTTCCACACGCTCCGGGCCGTGAAGGACACGCCCAAGCTGACCCACGACGCGAGGTTCATGGTCAGGTACCTCGACCTCCTCAGCCGCTACAACGAGCGCCTCCACGACTTCCTCTGCTCCATGCTTGCCCGGAACGTCCACGATGTGGTCGTCGACTCGGTGTCCAACGAGGCACTCCGCGTCGTGAAGAGGCCCGGGATCCCCGGGTACACCATGTtcacctccagcgccgccgccttcgcccagCTCCCTACGATCCTCGCAGAGGGCGGCCCGAGCTTCAAGGAGCTGGGAGACACCCCTCTCGAGCTCTTCGGCCTTCCACCCATCCCGGCTTCGCACCTGTTGGGCGAGGTGCTCGAGGACCTGGACAGCGACACATACAAGGCGACGATGGCCTTGCTGTGCCGGATCCCGGAGGCCGACGGCACGCTGGTGAATACGTTCGAGTCGCTGGAGGCTCGTGCGGTGGCTGCTCTCAGGGACCCTTTGTGTGTCCCCGGCAGGGTACTGCCTCCAGTGTACTGCGTCGGTGCATTTGTCGGCAGCATCGCCGACGCCGGGGTAAAAGAGCGGCACGAGTGCCTCGCCTGGCTAGACGGCCAACCGGACCGCAGCGTCGTGTTCCTCTGCTTCGGGAGCATAGGCACCGGAAACCACTCTGAGGAGCAGCTCAGGAAGATCGCCGTCGGGCTCGACAAGTCCGGCCACCGCTTCTTGTGGGTTGTGCGAGCCCCCGCCAGCGACCACCCCGGTGTCGACCCGGACCTCAACGCTCTCCTGCCGGACGGATTCATGGAGCGAACCAACGGCCGTGGCCTCGTCGTCAAGCTGTGGGCTCCACAGGTGGAAGTCCTCCGCCACAAGGCCACGGGGGCGTTCGTGACGCACTGCGGGTGGAATTCGGTGCTGGAGGGCGTCACGGCGGGCGTGCCGATGCTGTGCTGGCCGCTGTACTCGGAGCAGAAGATGAACAAGTTGCACATGGTGGGGGACATGGGGATCGCCAAGGAGATGGTTGGGTGGCAGCAGGGCCTGGTCAAGGCCGGCGAGGTGGAGGCCAAAGTAAGGCTTGTGATGGAGTCTGAGGAGGGTAGTGAGCTCAGGTCGCGGGCGGCGGCGTGCA from Triticum dicoccoides isolate Atlit2015 ecotype Zavitan chromosome 6A, WEW_v2.0, whole genome shotgun sequence encodes:
- the LOC119314270 gene encoding anthocyanidin 5,3-O-glucosyltransferase-like; amino-acid sequence: MEKEKTVVLYPGLFVSHYVPMMQLARALHDHGYAVSVALIDPAVKEDIAFGAVVRRVAASMPSVRFHTLRAVKDTPKLTHDARFMVRYLDLLSRYNERLHDFLCSMLARNVHDVVVDSVSNEALRVVKRPGIPGYTMFTSSAAAFAQLPTILAEGGPSFKELGDTPLELFGLPPIPASHLLGEVLEDLDSDTYKATMALLCRIPEADGTLVNTFESLEARAVAALRDPLCVPGRVLPPVYCVGAFVGSIADAGVKERHECLAWLDGQPDRSVVFLCFGSIGTGNHSEEQLRKIAVGLDKSGHRFLWVVRAPASDHPGVDPDLNALLPDGFMERTNGRGLVVKLWAPQVEVLRHKATGAFVTHCGWNSVLEGVTAGVPMLCWPLYSEQKMNKLHMVGDMGIAKEMVGWQQGLVKAGEVEAKVRLVMESEEGSELRSRAAACKDAAAVACNDGGSSRLAFARFLADVASRKDRACSEEVGDA